The Dasypus novemcinctus isolate mDasNov1 chromosome 2, mDasNov1.1.hap2, whole genome shotgun sequence genome contains the following window.
tgtggaccattgactatgaggtgcagaggtgaccaaagatgtacttaccaaatccaatggatgtgtcatgatgatgggaacgagtgttgctgggggggggggagaggtggggtgggggggggtggggttgaatgggacctcacatatatatttttaatgtaatattattacaaaatcaattaaaaaatgtaaaaaaaaataaaataaataaaataaaataaaaaaataaaaaaaaaaaaagaacaaataagagggaaaacggacttggcccagtggttagggcgcccgactaccacatgggaggtccgcggttcaaaccctgggcctccttgacccgtgtggagctggcccatgtgcagtgctgatgcacgcaaggagtgccgtgccacgcaggggtgtcccccatgtaggggagccccacgcacagggagtgcgccccgtaaggagagccgcccagcgccaaagaaagtgcagcctgcccaggaatggcgccgcccacacttcccatgccgctgatgacaacagaagcggattaagaaacaagacgcagcaaatagacacagagaacagacaactgggggaggggggagaattaaataaataaataaaatctttaaaaaaaaaaaaacaaataagatgTGAGAAATTGGAGaagaggaataaagaaaatgacTAGACCAGTATCGATTAAAGGGGAAGGAGATATATGacttaaaaatgtgcaaaaaataCAGTACATTTGCATGTTGATTGGGGAAATATTGAAAATGTGTATGAGAGAGAATAATAATAGAAGACATGGTTTTGAGCAGAAATAAGAGTCTAGATTTGTTGCAAAAATGGATAGATTGTTTATGAAAAGGAACATGGATATTTCATCCAACTTGACAGTTGAGAAAGAAGATGCTCTAAGAAAGGATACAGAAAGGGGAATAGATATAGTGGTGGGAGTTTTAGGATATAATCTTTTGACTGCTTTTTGCATCTTGTTGAAATATTAAGTGTTCTGTCAATCAAATGTGAGATTGGAAAAGGCTATGTTGGTGGTTTAAGAGTACACTAGAAATAGTCATCATTGGAAGGGAGAGAGATTAAAAAGACTAGGgaacacttcccgtgccgctgacgacaacagaagcggacaaggaaacaagacgcagcaaacagacaccaagaacagacaaccggggggggggggggggggggaattaaataaataaataaatctttaaaaaaaaaaaaagactagggaAATTTAGTATAATTAGAGATAAAATCTCACTGGAGCTTAGTGGTGAGGAATTTGGTATAAGTGCATTTAACATAGATTTAGGCTTTTCTCCAGCCTTCATCAGAGCAGGATGGCATGGATGAGGTGTATTTTGTATTGCATGGTAAGCATTAGGAAATACAAAAAAGAGTgcttggggaagcggatttggctcaacagatagagcgcccacctaccacatgggtggtccagagTTTAAactcagagcctcctgacccatgttgttagctggcccacacgcagtgctgatgcactcaagtagtgccctcccacacaggagtgtcccccacgtaggggagccccatgtgcaaggagtgtgtcccgtaaggagagctgcccagtgcacaaaaagcgcagcctgcccaggagtggcaccgcacacacacagagctgatgcagcaatatgatgcaacagaaggagatgcagattccctgtgcctgacaagaatataagcagactcggaagaatgcacagtggatggacatagagagcagacaattggaccgggtgggagggcagggaagaggagagagaaaaaaagagcaattgAATGAGATATTTTTTGCAgtaaataattataatgttatattGTGGAGGTTTGGGCAAGGAGAAAGAGGTGCTAAGGGGCAgggaatatggaaaataaaaagatcaatgTTTTATGGATCCTGGTGGTGTCACAAGTAATTTTGCATTCAGGAAATTAAATAGAGTAGACTAGGTATTTGTGGTAATAGGAGATGGGATGCTTGTAATGAAATACGATGAGATTATAATTATTGGTATTGAAAACCTTGTGACtaagagaaagaatggaagaggtGGGAGGGTGCAAAAGTGTTGGGAGAGAGATGACAAGAATGAAAGGCTGAGGGTATTGAGCAGATCTTCTCCATGGATATTGTAGTCAGGAAGAACCACAAATGAAATTGAATTGGGGAGTGATAAGACAGGAGCTAAGGAGGGTAGTGCCATGGGGTAATCAGATGTTATCCATAAAGGCAGTGATGAATGCTCTAGACCTATGATTTAAATTACAAAGCCAGAGAATTATATGGAAGTTGCTTTAGAgatcaaagaattttttttcaccCTTCCAAGCCCGGTACAAGGGATACTGAAGAAAATGCATGCACCACTTGAGAGTTGCAGGGAAAGTAGTGATTGCAGAATAAAGAGATGGACTGAATTTTCAGAACAGAGATGGGAATGCAGTGTATTGACATATAGACTTCTCTGATATTCATAATATATGTTGAGAGGGTCGGGATATgggaaaaagtgaaagaaagggtCAGAAAAAGGAATTTACAGACTGAGACAATTCTTTTGCAGTTTAGGAATAGGGTCTTTTTCTGGTGAATGACATTAAGAATAACATTGGTCACAACATATTAATGTATTTAATATGTTAAattattaaacttttaaattaaattaatttattttaatttaaatttttaaaataaataattaatttattttaaattaaattattaagaggaaacatattaatatattttaaaatatcttagtaATTTTCTTTTGGTCAAGACAGAAGTTTGAAATGCATTCCAATTGTTACATGAAGTTTAGAATATGTGCTTAGAATTGAAAAAGAATTTCTGTTAACTCTGAATACTATTTTTAACTAGTAAAAATTTTTCTTCagaatattcaaattatttcttagGAAATAGATTACAGTAATGCTTTTCATAAATAAACATGTTTTCCTCAACCTTAATATTCTTCAATAATCTTTCCTATCTGTCTTTACAACTAGTACTACATTTTTTGAATATTATTACAGAGAATTTGCATATCTAACTGAATAGACTGGTTATATTTAATGTACTGTTCATAGAGACCAATTATTTCTATCAAATTTACAAACGATTTCTGTACGTTTTTAGGCTGTGCAAGAATCTATCCAAAGTATGAGAAGCCAATGAAACTAATAATTTCAAATACTATTCTGGGAATATTCTTTCTTGCTCAGGAAGGAACTGGTTTTATTGGGAACACTTGGCTACTCATGCTATGTGCCTACACCTTCTTATTTCAGCCCCATCAAAAGAAGCCTCTAGACTTGATAATCGCCCATTTAACTTTTGCTAATGCCACCACAATGATCATCATTGGGATTCCAGAAATAATGCTTTCTTTTGGAATGAGAAATTTTATGGATGACATTGGTTGTAAGGCAGTGTTATACACACACAGAGTGAGCCGGGGCCTTTCTCTGTGTACAACATCTTTTCTGAGTGTGTTTCAGGCCATTACTGTCATTCCCAACAACTCTAGTTTGGCATGGCTCAAACCCAAAATCTCCATATACGTTTTGCatgcctttgtttttttctggatcATCAACATGCTGATCTACATCCAGGTTATTATAACCACTGTGGCTCCCTATAACAGCACTGAAATTGGACCTATTTATTCTCTGACTTACTGTAGTGGGAGAAAGACTGATAGGACACAGGTATCTGCCTATATTGTGGGGATGGTATTACGAGATTTCCTATGTGTGTTCCTCTTGATCTCGGCCAGTGTCTACATGGTGATGCTCCTCTTCAGACATCGCAAGTCAGTCCAGCATGTCCGCAAGGTCAGTCTGTGCCCACGGGCTCCTCCTGAAATCAAGGCCACCCATAACATCCTGGCACTAATgagctgttttgttttcttttactgtaCTGACTGCTGCCTAGCCACTTATGTATCTTATAGACATAATATACAGGGACTGGAGAACGTCATTATTTTTATCTCCTCTTGTTATCCGATGATGTGTCCTTTCCTGCTGATCAAAAATAATAACAGACTTTCCTGTCTGAACTGCACCTTTGTAAAGAAGAGGAAGTCTTCTCGAAAATCTATTTCCCTAAAAGGCCTGAAATAGCTCACATATTTCTCTGGCACAAGGGACATGCAATTTCAATTTCCAATCCCCAGATATTAGTAAGGTAAAATTTTATAAagcattaataatttttattttggacaCTCCTTCAGAGCATTCATATTATTGGATATACCAAGTTACATGATCAGGTTGATGGATTAAAACATGAAGAGGGCAGTTACCTGGATGGGGCACTCTCTTACCTATCAGCCTGTTATTTCTAAAAAGTcatatttatgtttgtttaaaTGCTCCTGTTTAAGAGTCTTCTCTAATGTGATAAATCCATCAGTTCAATCACAGTAACTGCACTCAGTGAATTATGCTAGACAGATCCTTCATTGGAACAAAAGAtttatatatactcttttgtATACTTTTGACCTGGAAGTCAATGCTTGAGGTTAATATATGTTGTTATTTGTATCTTGTTTAATCATAAACAGTGATATGATATGTGACTATAACCATGCTCCTCCAAACACAAATTATCATCTGGATTTCCAAAATCATGGGTATATTATTAATTCTCTTACACTTCATGAaacccttgcttttttttttttttttggaggtactggggcactggggattgaacccaggaccttgtaaatgggaagacAGTGCTCAACCAGTGGGGTACACCTACTCCCCTTGCAgaaatctttttgttttcgaaGGGGTACTGGGGATTGTATCCAGGATCTTGAACATGTGAAGTGCTAACTCAACTACTGAGGTATCCCCACTTCACTCACTTTGTTCTCTATATGTATAAAATAGTATCTATTTGAATAATTGGAGACTTTTTgaacttctgtttcttttaaggtatttgtatatttttgtcaatacatatttttcatgtttatagCTTTGTCTAACcataaacaaatattttgtaGTTCCCATGTTACAATGTGATAGATTAGAAATCCTGAAATATCTTCTAAAGAGAAATATTAGATATTTCAGCTTCAAAACAGCTGTaagtctcaataaaatattttaaaatactttttcatttaGATCTAGGGTCAATCAAGTGTAACATGAATGATAGATGGGCCAAAAATGAATGGTATAAGCTGATTCTGAAAGTGCAGCTGCCTTCCACACATTTGAAAATCTTATCACACGGACTGTTTTTCCTTGTTCCTTTGGAAAGAGAACACTAGGATTTGGAACCAGAAAACATATTGATAGAAGGGATAAAAAATCCGAGTGTATACTTTTTACAATAGAAACAACTAATATATGAGGGTACTCAAAAtttaaagtagaaaagaaaaatctacaaTAGCCAAATGCTAATTTCAAAAGCTGGAGAAACTATAGAAAAATAATTGCAGAATCAATGACTAAAGTAATCATATCAGTAGTTAAAGCTGCTTTGGGagatattggaaaaaataatctATGCAAGACCTAAATCCAAACTAGAAAAACTGGATAAATATGAAACAGCTTGGTTGAAAGCAGGGAGGAATTAAGGGGTCAGCACTTGGTAGAAGTAAATCATGAGAAACATACTCCACATATGGCATTGTGTTTCCCCTGAATATATTTTCCAGTCCCTGGAGAGATGATGGGGAGGCTGAGAAGTTTGCAGAGCTTTTTAACAGTCTCAGAAAACCAAGAAACCAAAGCAGAGTTCAGAAATTGTGCAGACCGTGTGGACCCTTGTGATCTATGCGTGCTGGTTATGGACTAGCCCTCCCAAGGACTGAAGGCAAGCTTAGACTCATAAGTCTCCTAAACAGGATTAAGTAGAGGCAAGATCACTAACACCCCTCATCACGTGGTAAAGGCAAAGTTAAAGCCTCTATAAAGCAATATATCATCATCCTAGGACTCTGATGAACTCCACAGCATTTTATTGACCATATTCACACAAAAGAAAACGTATCCAAAAGACAAGGCAAGGTCACCAATGACGCAGAGAAATAGACAGAGTTGGGGATCCAGATAATATACATATcatttatagatataaaaataaccACATTAAATACgtgggagagaagaaaaagcacATAGAATGAGCTTTGTCAGAATATTGGAAATGAAACAAACTCAAAGTTGTATTACTGAAAAATacttcaaagaaatttaaaaatccaatggaaaaaaaactgattaaaaaaataagtgaatgcATTGGTTGGTCAGACAATATATTCAGAGTGAATCACAGGGagaaataaaagatgtaaaagatagGAAAGAGTCTAACAGGGAGAGGGAAATCCCAAGGAGTTCCAACATATTCTAAGTGTAATCTCAGAAGAAGATCAGGGAAAGAATGTGGAATAAGTTGTATGTGAAGGGACAGGAAGGAATTTAAATTTTTGAGAGCATTAAGCAAGAGTCCAGTGAATCCCAAGTAgggtaaaaattttttaaattcatttttaaaaaatattacattccaaaaatatgaggttcccattcatccccaccgcccccaccccaccaattcccccacaacaacactctcccccatcatgatgacacatccattccatttggtgagtacatctctgggcattgctgcacctcatggtgaatggtccacatcatagcccatactctcccacgttccatccagtgggccatgggaggatctacaatgtccggtaattgtccctgcagcaccacccagaacaaaacccagtcctgaaaatgcctccacatctcatctcctcctcccatttcccacacccagcagccaccatggccactttttccactccaatgccaaattttctcgattactaatcacaatagttcatggatagaatatcagtaagtccactctaattcttactgtattcgtccttcctgtggaccttggattggttgtgtccattccacatctatgtcaagagggggcttagattccacatggatactggatgcaatcctcctgctttcagttgtaggcactctaggctccatggtgcggTGGTGAACATTCTTCAaccccatgttagctgagtggggtaagtccaataaaccagggtgtaggagctgaagtctgttgaggctcagggcctggctatcatattgtcagtctagagattctgATCCCCTAGATAtttcttaaaccccagcaccaactacaattccagtaaagtaacaggaaaggcttgtgaaaagagatcacatctgagtccagctccatcacacagaaacaccaactccaaagaagggccaactgacatggcagtgaactccatctgccatgaccataaaatctgtgggtctctagccctcaaaagaaccagtacttggggttgtatctactttatccgtctctgagactttgctcaggtgtgcataagggcaatccttctgacaacctccaggctcttttttatttatttttttattttttattgactttgtaataatattacattaaaaatatatatgtgaggtcccattcaaccccacccccccaccccccctctccccccccccaacaacactcgttcccatcatcatgacacatccattggatttggtaagtacatctttgggcacctctgcacctcatatacattggttcacatcatggcccatactctccccagactcttttttagagactcatagccatataaactcatttgtccttcccatttccgccttaatttaggtcaaaaagcatttttaactcctgttattatatgtagacagggatattctgctggtctgcattgaacctttaattcaaggtcattttctagttatgtcatcagctggtacttggtagtgatccctcggtgccagggaggctcatccccgggtgtcatgtcccacgctagggggaaggcattgcatttacatgctgagtttggcttcaagactggtcacatttgagtaacactgagGCTGTCAAGAcagaactcttaggcacagtgctgctctaggccttgttcttatttcaggtgtataggctcacaagcataatcattagtgtcaggggctcactgttggaccatcattccttcctggtctttgccgttgcacctgggagactgctgctgctcccctagggaccacaagagagcccccctggccaggaacccagcatctccccccagctgttgtttttaattgtttccactatgagtatatccaaacatttctatgcaccccagacacatgccctgtatacctccctgtcaaccatatgtcccctgtcaataacatcccataccagtattcctccgctgccattgttgaaccactctgtgatccaaaacttcctgaaaaatgaagtccaatataatgccaggttcccttaatagtaaaatggaatatagcgctgagtttaaaggttagatatagaatacatattgatttggaaaaattctgcatcctatctttttcttttcttttttcataattattgagcttctcttcacaagagctatagagcacagtaattcatatatacaatatacagtatgcccacatatccaatataaaacctttttcccttccacagcgataatcttttaacttattcataccatatttgctgaaactgatgtacagatattgagacaatagctttcaaacaaggtaacatttgtgtttacattgtggtttatactttaggctataaaattttctaaatttttagttatcctatgtttcacattatggtttacattattagtctgtcggcccctatatgtttttggtgtaatattacatgttttatatccatccttgcatacacttgtgaaacacttctattgctctCACAGTtccattggttccatctattcaatatatatttcctccttcccttggggcccacagtgacagtcaatcttcatttcttgaggagccatgttcagagatacttgcaacaatgttgagggcttgacttgctcaactgccctaatgccctgggagccaccctttctcttgagagatacagttccctctaattgatggcattagtcctctccaggatgtgggtctaccctcactctcattatatgggtctctacccaatggtataacccactgtggctaaatgagcattcacatgtaCCATAGGAGACTGtcttacatcagattatcccctttaagtatcttaaacaggtaactttcctaaatatattttgagaaggttttctcagcattatactctcaaccaacacctgacaatctcctatgttgccccacccttcccccaatttcttgggcaatattacccatctgcccatccctagccccctgcaatgccacaaagccccacccaaaggtaaccctattcccccattttatcccttccttgtacatatacttacctccagcttatcatagatttcacccatgcagATGTCAgtttatatccttcctctaccccccgatttcctgtaagcctatcttccagtcactagctctctgaagcagcttggtttacttatttcatatcattgaggtcatgtagtatgtGTCCTTCAATGCCCGGGTCTTCCCttagcataaggttctcaagattcatccatgttatcatgtgtgtttgtagtgtatttgttcttaaagccgagtagtattctattgtatgtatttaccacattttattgatccactcatctgttgatgggcatttgggttgattccaacttttggcaatagtgaacaatgctgctatgaacattggtgtgcataaatcagtttgtgtccttgttttcagttctggtgggtatatacccagcagtggaattgctgggtcatatagcaaatctatggttagttttttgagaaactgccaaactgtcctccagaatggttgtatccttctgcattcccaccagcagtggatgagtgttcccatttcttcacatcctctccagcatttgtattctcctGCTTTTTCATAGCtatcaatcttatgggagtaagatggtatctcattgtagttttgatttgcatgtccctgatagctaaagatttggagcattttttcatgtgctttttagccatttgtatttcttctttgaagaagtgtctgtttaaatcttttttccattttttaaataggttgtttatctttttattttcaagatataaaatttctttatatatgcaagttataagtcccctatcagatatatggttccaaatattttctcccagtgtataggctctcttttcactttcttgacaaactcctttgaggtgcagaaggctttaatttttggaggtcccatttatctatttgttgctttgctgcttgtgcttttggtgtgatgttcatgaagccatttcctattaaaggtcttgtatatgcttccctacactgctttccaaagtctttatggtcttggctcttatatttaggtctttgatccatcttcagttgatttttgtataagatgtgagatggtcatcctctttcattctttaaatatggatatccagttctccaggcaccatttgttgactaggccattctctcccagttaagagggtttggtggctttatcaaatattatatggctatatatatgaggttctatatcagaactttcaattcgattccattggtctgtgtgtctctccttttgccaataccatgctgttttcactactgtagctttgtagtatgttttgaagtcaacaTGCTacttcctccaatttcatttttctttttcaatatgtctttggctattgggggcctctttcctttccaaataaatttcatagttagtttttctagttccttaaagaaggctgtgttgatttttattgggattgcattgaatgtgtagatcagttttggtaggatagacatcttaataatatttagtcttcctatccatgaacagggaatattcttctttttatttaggttttctttgatttccttgaacagtcttgtgtagttctcattgtataagttttttttacatctttagtaaatttattcctaaatatttgatttttaatttactattgtaagtcgtatttcttgatttc
Protein-coding sequences here:
- the LOC139440101 gene encoding vomeronasal type-1 receptor 4-like, whose amino-acid sequence is MLCAYTFLFQPHQKKPLDLIIAHLTFANATTMIIIGIPEIMLSFGMRNFMDDIGCKAVLYTHRVSRGLSLCTTSFLSVFQAITVIPNNSSLAWLKPKISIYVLHAFVFFWIINMLIYIQVIITTVAPYNSTEIGPIYSLTYCSGRKTDRTQVSAYIVGMVLRDFLCVFLLISASVYMVMLLFRHRKSVQHVRKVSLCPRAPPEIKATHNILALMSCFVFFYCTDCCLATYVSYRHNIQGLENVIIFISSCYPMMCPFLLIKNNNRLSCLNCTFVKKRKSSRKSISLKGLK